One stretch of Streptomyces sp. NBC_01363 DNA includes these proteins:
- a CDS encoding phosphotransferase family protein: protein MNSERWSTHVVEIRGDDVTKRYRKGDARALLDREWRALTLLDAHAPGLAPAPIAVDREAVPPTVVMSRVPGVPLRGSPVDAVRMAAMAETLDALYAAVPYDRLARVPMRPDHQTGLIARLRTWHGRGPGPAAGAVVRAALREGMAWLDRSGLAAGPGVPGAPVFGPGDGNLANYLWDEHASRVRVVDFEDSGRSDRAFELAEITEHVSGWVDGGFDAVAFLDCFDLTAEERSRLRECRRLLALTWLFILSFEDPAHRRNPPGTAEGQAGRLRELLG, encoded by the coding sequence ATGAACTCTGAGCGGTGGAGCACCCATGTGGTCGAGATCCGCGGTGACGACGTGACGAAGCGGTACCGGAAGGGCGACGCCCGTGCTCTGCTCGACCGTGAGTGGCGGGCCCTGACCCTGCTGGATGCCCATGCGCCGGGCCTCGCCCCCGCACCGATCGCCGTCGATCGCGAGGCCGTTCCGCCGACGGTGGTGATGTCACGGGTGCCGGGGGTTCCGCTGCGGGGATCTCCGGTGGACGCGGTGCGGATGGCGGCGATGGCCGAGACGCTCGACGCGTTGTACGCGGCGGTCCCGTACGACCGTCTTGCCCGGGTGCCGATGCGTCCGGACCACCAGACCGGGCTGATCGCCCGGCTGCGCACCTGGCACGGTCGGGGGCCGGGACCGGCTGCCGGAGCGGTGGTCCGGGCGGCGCTGCGCGAGGGCATGGCCTGGTTGGACCGGTCGGGCCTCGCCGCCGGGCCGGGCGTCCCCGGTGCACCGGTCTTCGGCCCCGGCGACGGAAACCTCGCCAACTACCTCTGGGACGAGCACGCTTCCCGGGTACGGGTGGTCGACTTCGAGGACTCCGGCCGCAGCGACCGCGCCTTCGAACTTGCGGAGATCACCGAGCATGTCTCCGGCTGGGTCGACGGAGGTTTCGACGCCGTGGCCTTCCTCGACTGTTTCGATCTGACCGCCGAGGAGCGCAGCCGTCTGCGGGAGTGCCGGCGTCTGCTCGCGCTGACCTGGTTGTTCATCCTCTCGTTCGAAGATCCCGCGCATCGCAGGAACCCGCCCGGTACGGCTGAGGGCCAGGCGGGCCGGCTGCGTGAGCTGCTGGGTTGA
- a CDS encoding WD40 repeat domain-containing protein: MRTRRISTATSLAVLFSSVVLVGGAANPAAADSSKVLPAASVGDVVADGVHKRVFISDPTSGKVLATDYSGNVVGTIPSLPGVTGLELSADSGTLYAGVRGADAIAAIDTSALVESARYATGANTKPAYPALAGGKLWFGYGAAAEGNIGSLDLSGAEPVITLDQEPNRTWYAAPTLASAPGAPGTLAAGIEGQSPTQLAVYDVASGTATRTAQISTDGGNLRDLALSPDGKQVVVASGYPYHHQAYRTSDLTPGTTYPSDAYPNAVDIAPNGTVAAGIDGSYEPDVYIYKQDTTKPIRTYDFPNTGTSSGSDLLVPAGLAWAPDTSRLFAVTENSAGVRSLRVLTDAVKSATTVTVNAPSKSALNKKLTVTGRVKSAGAFPAGSKATVTRTDIESPKGKTLPSATLKSDGSFSFTDTPTAGGQVTYKVSYAGDASHSAASGSDKVAVPRTVTSLTLNHNKALYSYGTDVSFTAHLGKTYKNRTVELWVDPFGPDKPNKLVKTGKVNSKGNLSTTVDMTRDTTVTAIFKGDGRYISKKVTSTAFAKVKVSTSVAKQYKTAKIGKTSYRYFHKKTNPVFTTTMTYYKNRAHKLSLEIYYQGKWYDAGSQYFKLGTSGKSIVTLTGTHDTGYRMRVRASYVNGTSGDTVNSTTHGAWQYFIFTK, encoded by the coding sequence TTGCGTACGCGCAGAATCTCGACCGCGACCTCGCTCGCGGTCCTCTTCAGCTCAGTGGTTCTGGTCGGCGGGGCGGCGAATCCGGCCGCTGCCGACTCCAGCAAGGTTCTTCCCGCCGCTTCCGTCGGCGATGTCGTCGCGGACGGCGTGCACAAGCGGGTCTTCATCAGTGACCCGACCAGTGGCAAGGTCCTCGCCACCGACTACAGCGGCAACGTCGTCGGTACGATCCCGTCGCTGCCGGGCGTGACCGGTCTCGAACTGTCCGCCGACTCCGGCACGTTGTACGCGGGTGTGCGCGGCGCCGACGCCATCGCGGCGATCGACACCTCCGCCCTGGTGGAGTCCGCCCGATACGCGACCGGGGCGAACACCAAGCCCGCCTACCCGGCGCTGGCGGGCGGCAAGCTCTGGTTCGGCTACGGGGCGGCGGCCGAGGGCAACATCGGGTCGCTCGACCTCTCCGGTGCCGAGCCGGTCATCACCCTGGACCAGGAGCCGAACCGCACCTGGTACGCGGCGCCGACCCTGGCGTCCGCGCCTGGTGCGCCGGGCACGCTGGCCGCCGGCATCGAGGGCCAGAGCCCCACCCAGCTGGCCGTGTACGACGTCGCCTCGGGGACGGCCACGCGGACCGCGCAGATCTCCACCGATGGGGGCAACCTGCGTGACCTGGCGCTGAGCCCGGACGGCAAGCAGGTCGTGGTGGCCAGCGGCTACCCGTACCACCACCAGGCCTACCGGACCTCGGACCTCACGCCCGGGACCACGTACCCGTCCGACGCGTACCCGAACGCCGTGGACATCGCGCCGAACGGCACGGTCGCCGCGGGCATCGACGGCTCCTACGAGCCGGACGTGTACATCTACAAGCAGGACACCACCAAGCCGATCCGGACGTACGACTTCCCCAACACCGGTACCAGCAGCGGATCGGACCTCCTGGTTCCGGCCGGGCTGGCCTGGGCGCCGGACACCAGCCGGCTCTTCGCGGTCACCGAGAACAGCGCGGGCGTCCGTTCGCTGCGGGTGCTCACCGACGCCGTGAAGTCCGCGACCACCGTCACGGTCAACGCCCCGTCGAAGTCGGCGCTCAACAAGAAGCTGACCGTCACCGGCCGGGTCAAGTCCGCGGGCGCGTTCCCGGCGGGCTCGAAGGCCACGGTCACGCGCACCGACATCGAGTCGCCCAAGGGCAAGACTCTGCCCTCGGCGACGCTCAAGTCGGACGGCAGCTTCTCCTTCACCGACACCCCGACCGCGGGCGGCCAGGTCACGTACAAGGTGTCGTACGCGGGCGACGCGTCCCACTCCGCGGCGTCCGGCTCCGACAAGGTCGCCGTGCCCCGGACGGTCACCTCGCTGACCCTGAACCACAACAAGGCGCTGTACTCCTACGGCACCGATGTGTCGTTCACCGCGCACCTCGGCAAGACGTACAAGAACCGCACCGTCGAGCTGTGGGTGGACCCGTTCGGGCCGGACAAGCCGAACAAGCTGGTGAAGACCGGCAAGGTCAACTCCAAGGGCAACCTGTCGACCACCGTCGACATGACCCGGGACACCACCGTCACCGCGATCTTCAAGGGCGACGGCCGGTACATCTCGAAGAAGGTCACGTCGACCGCGTTCGCCAAGGTGAAGGTCTCGACCTCCGTCGCCAAGCAGTACAAGACGGCGAAGATCGGCAAGACGTCGTACCGGTACTTCCACAAGAAGACCAACCCGGTCTTCACGACGACGATGACGTACTACAAGAACCGCGCGCACAAGCTGTCCCTGGAGATCTACTACCAGGGCAAGTGGTACGACGCGGGCTCGCAGTACTTCAAGCTCGGCACCAGCGGGAAGTCCATCGTGACGCTGACCGGTACCCATGACACGGGCTACCGGATGCGCGTCCGCGCCTCGTACGTCAACGGCACCTCGGGCGACACGGTGAACTCGACCACGCACGGCGCCTGGCAGTACTTCATCTTCACGAAGTAG